The Thermus brockianus genome window below encodes:
- the sdaAB gene encoding L-serine ammonia-lyase, iron-sulfur-dependent subunit beta: MGLLDMIGPVMVGPSSSHTAGACRLALLARHLLGEKPRRVEFGLHGSFAKTGKGHGTHLALTAGVLGLRPDDERLKESLALAEAEGVEVVFKEVELGDVHPNTVRMVLEGERERLVVTGSSLGGGLVRIFDLDGFEVRITGSAPTLVIRNVDTPGVVARVARVLADDEVNIAHLTVSRKKRGGEAMMSLEMDRPLSDKPLEYLAYLSYILWVRQIPPVMD, from the coding sequence ATGGGTCTATTGGACATGATCGGGCCGGTGATGGTGGGGCCTTCCTCTAGCCACACGGCGGGGGCCTGCCGCTTGGCCCTCCTTGCCCGCCACCTCCTGGGGGAGAAGCCCAGGCGGGTGGAGTTCGGCCTCCACGGTTCCTTCGCCAAGACGGGAAAGGGGCACGGCACCCATCTGGCCCTGACGGCGGGGGTTTTGGGCTTGCGGCCGGACGATGAGCGGCTTAAGGAAAGCCTGGCCCTGGCGGAGGCGGAAGGGGTGGAGGTGGTGTTCAAGGAGGTGGAGCTTGGGGACGTCCACCCCAACACCGTCCGCATGGTCCTGGAAGGGGAAAGGGAGCGGCTCGTGGTGACGGGAAGCTCCCTGGGCGGGGGGCTCGTGCGCATCTTTGACCTGGACGGGTTTGAGGTGCGCATCACGGGGAGCGCCCCTACCCTGGTGATCCGCAACGTGGACACCCCGGGGGTGGTGGCCCGGGTGGCCCGCGTCCTGGCGGACGATGAGGTGAACATCGCCCACCTCACCGTGAGCCGCAAGAAACGGGGCGGCGAGGCCATGATGAGCCTGGAGATGGACCGGCCCCTTTCGGACAAGCCCCTGGAGTACCTGGCCTACCTCTCCTACATCCTCTGGGTGCGGCAGATTCCCCCGGTGATGGACTAG
- a CDS encoding sensor histidine kinase: MSLRARLALVIGLLAFLPNLVLALTLGLLGEGPWLPLLLWLAFLALVSAGVGYFLAQGLLRPLEELTRALAYLSLKGELKGLHLPAPKEPPPGEIALLRARFTELLERLSELLEAREAFYAALAHDLKTPLISAIRALEYLEKADDLGKEGRLALLGNLKEELSRAYRLVENLLALSRLEARPPQKETLNLRALAEDLLLRYQEEAQKRGLRLNVDGAGLGRGERLLLERALANLLENALRHAKTRVQVRVGENTLAVEDDGPGLPLPLEVLAKPFRQGPGHRGSSGLGLYTAQRVAEAHGGRLKAERSGLGGACLRLELPKG; the protein is encoded by the coding sequence ATGAGCCTTAGGGCTAGGCTTGCCCTGGTCATCGGCCTCCTGGCCTTCCTGCCCAACCTGGTCCTGGCCCTCACCCTGGGCCTCCTGGGGGAGGGCCCGTGGCTTCCCCTCTTGCTTTGGCTCGCCTTCTTGGCCTTGGTTTCGGCGGGGGTGGGCTACTTTTTGGCGCAAGGGCTCTTACGGCCCCTGGAGGAGCTCACCCGGGCCCTGGCCTACCTCTCCCTCAAGGGGGAGCTGAAGGGGCTTCACCTCCCCGCCCCCAAAGAACCCCCGCCGGGGGAGATCGCCCTCTTGCGCGCCCGTTTCACGGAGCTCTTGGAGCGCCTCAGCGAGCTCCTGGAGGCCCGAGAGGCCTTCTACGCCGCCTTGGCCCATGACCTGAAGACGCCCCTCATCTCCGCCATCCGCGCCCTGGAGTACCTGGAGAAGGCGGACGATCTCGGCAAGGAAGGGCGGCTTGCCCTCCTAGGAAACCTTAAGGAAGAGCTTTCCCGCGCCTACCGCCTCGTGGAAAACCTCCTCGCCCTCTCCCGCCTCGAGGCCCGCCCACCCCAGAAGGAAACCTTGAACCTGCGGGCCCTGGCGGAAGACCTCCTTTTGCGCTACCAGGAGGAGGCGCAAAAGCGGGGTCTACGCCTGAACGTGGACGGGGCAGGGCTTGGCCGGGGGGAAAGGCTCCTTTTGGAGCGCGCCCTGGCCAACCTCCTGGAAAACGCCCTGCGCCACGCCAAAACCCGCGTCCAGGTGCGGGTGGGAGAAAACACCCTCGCCGTGGAGGACGATGGGCCTGGCCTGCCCCTCCCCCTGGAGGTCCTGGCCAAACCCTTCCGCCAAGGCCCAGGCCACCGGGGAAGCTCGGGCCTAGGCCTCTACACCGCCCAAAGGGTGGCCGAAGCCCACGGGGGCAGGCTCAAGGCGGAAAGGAGCGGCCTTGGGGGTGCCTGCCTACGCCTGGAGCTTCCCAAGGGCTAG